In the Chloroflexota bacterium genome, one interval contains:
- a CDS encoding class I SAM-dependent methyltransferase, which translates to MPDGNAYDQAYYAMSRPEAGRKSLVDTLRDRYIRRHVLRFRQTGRLLDIGCGLGLFLQSMTPPFEPFGTDISAYAVAQAQQRLPQAKLFVGSILDGIPFSVNFDVITAINVVEHLEQPALAVAAIRERLQLGGLFVAHLPTIGNRLQARIYRGSYDADPTHIYRPSGREFRGVAEAAGFKTVFETYSPFAPAVVWRNLPWHPAYLAIFQAR; encoded by the coding sequence ATGCCCGATGGAAATGCTTACGATCAGGCCTATTATGCCATGTCGCGGCCTGAGGCTGGGCGCAAAAGTCTGGTTGATACCTTACGCGATCGCTATATTCGTCGCCATGTGTTGCGCTTTCGCCAAACTGGGCGATTGTTGGATATTGGCTGTGGGTTGGGTTTATTTTTGCAATCGATGACCCCGCCGTTTGAGCCATTTGGCACTGATATTTCGGCCTATGCCGTGGCTCAAGCTCAGCAACGCCTGCCCCAAGCCAAATTATTCGTTGGCAGCATTTTGGATGGAATTCCATTCAGCGTTAATTTCGATGTGATTACGGCAATCAATGTAGTTGAACATTTGGAGCAACCCGCATTGGCAGTTGCCGCGATTCGCGAACGCTTGCAATTGGGTGGTTTGTTTGTCGCGCATTTACCAACAATCGGCAATCGTTTGCAAGCGCGGATTTATCGTGGCTCATATGATGCCGACCCAACCCATATTTATCGGCCAAGTGGCCGTGAATTTCGCGGAGTAGCCGAGGCAGCAGGCTTTAAAACTGTGTTCGAAACCTACTCGCCATTTGCTCCAGCCGTGGTATGGCGCAATTTGCCTTGGCATCCAGCCTATTTGGCAATCTTCCAAGCTCGCTAA
- a CDS encoding acyl-CoA dehydrogenase family protein codes for MSLYFNAEHELFRQTIRRFVEREINPFVEQWEHERAFPGHALFKKLGELDALGVSYPEAYGGAGLDYWYNVVLAEELGYADCGGVPMAIAVHTDMATPALAEFGSDELRQRFLAPAIRGEMIAAVAISEPDAGSDVAAIRTRAVRDGNEYVINGHKMWITNGTQADFITLLARTSDEPGYKSMSLLIVPTNTPGFHVSKKLEKLGNHSSDTALLAFDDVRVPVANRIGEEGQGFVLQMQQFQKERLIGAVSAVSAMERIVEMTSNYCRERQTFGKPLIENQYIHFRLAELLTEIEALRQLNYHCTRLLLAGHDITKEVSMAKLKAGRLAREVADSCLQFHGGMGYVEEYPMARYFRDARLLSIGGGADEIMLGIIAKYAGLLRKRG; via the coding sequence ATGTCGCTCTATTTTAACGCTGAGCATGAACTGTTTCGCCAAACGATTCGGCGGTTTGTTGAACGCGAAATTAACCCGTTCGTCGAGCAATGGGAGCATGAACGGGCTTTTCCAGGCCATGCCTTATTCAAAAAATTAGGCGAATTAGATGCGTTGGGCGTTTCCTACCCCGAAGCCTATGGCGGCGCAGGCTTAGATTATTGGTATAACGTGGTGTTGGCCGAGGAATTAGGCTACGCTGATTGTGGTGGCGTGCCCATGGCGATTGCGGTACATACCGATATGGCCACGCCCGCCTTGGCCGAATTTGGCAGCGACGAGTTACGTCAGCGCTTTTTGGCTCCCGCAATTCGTGGCGAAATGATCGCAGCGGTGGCCATTTCCGAGCCTGATGCTGGCTCCGATGTCGCGGCGATTCGCACGCGGGCGGTACGCGATGGCAATGAGTATGTAATCAACGGTCATAAAATGTGGATCACCAATGGCACACAGGCCGATTTTATTACGCTTTTGGCCCGCACCAGCGACGAACCTGGCTATAAATCTATGTCGCTACTGATCGTCCCAACTAATACTCCAGGCTTTCATGTTTCCAAGAAACTAGAGAAATTGGGCAATCATTCCAGCGATACGGCGTTGTTGGCATTTGACGATGTGCGCGTGCCAGTCGCCAATCGCATCGGCGAAGAAGGCCAAGGCTTTGTATTGCAAATGCAGCAATTTCAAAAAGAACGCTTGATTGGCGCGGTTTCGGCGGTTTCGGCCATGGAACGCATTGTTGAAATGACCAGCAACTATTGCCGTGAGCGTCAAACATTTGGCAAGCCCTTGATTGAAAACCAATATATTCATTTTCGTTTAGCCGAGTTATTGACCGAGATTGAGGCATTGCGTCAACTCAATTATCACTGCACTCGTTTGCTTTTGGCAGGCCACGACATTACCAAAGAGGTTTCGATGGCCAAACTCAAGGCTGGGCGCTTGGCTCGCGAGGTTGCCGATAGCTGTTTACAATTCCACGGTGGCATGGGCTATGTTGAAGAATATCCGATGGCGCGTTATTTTCGTGATGCCCGTTTGCTATCAATCGGCGGTGGCGCTGATGAAATTATGCTGGGGATTATTGCCAAATATGCGGGGTTGTTGCGCAAACGTGGTTAG
- a CDS encoding peptidoglycan DD-metalloendopeptidase family protein — translation MIVLLLQGCMQATSTPAPSAQATDTPTSSPTTFPTPVATATLQAQLPIATVMQPSATATLEMLPTMIQATFTPEMLPTIIQPTFAPSPIPSNTSLPASPVVATDAPTIAPPLSTEPPASTLVYVFPIQPANVATFGSCHHDYPASDIFAPLGTAFVAVTGGVIDFVSYRDEWDSSNDDPALRGGLSIALIGDDGIRYYGSHLSGIADGITVGNRVEIGQLLGWVGQSGNARSTPAHLHFGISYPSSPDDWQIRRGTLNPVPYLNDWRNGRNTTPDPSQNLGGAC, via the coding sequence ATGATTGTGCTGCTATTGCAAGGGTGTATGCAAGCAACCTCAACTCCTGCGCCATCTGCTCAAGCAACGGATACCCCAACAAGTTCACCAACAACCTTTCCAACACCTGTGGCTACCGCGACACTCCAAGCGCAGTTGCCAATCGCTACGGTCATGCAACCCTCAGCGACTGCAACGCTTGAAATGCTGCCAACCATGATTCAAGCGACCTTTACGCCTGAAATGCTACCAACAATTATTCAACCTACGTTTGCCCCAAGCCCGATTCCTAGTAATACTTCGCTACCCGCCAGCCCAGTTGTGGCAACAGACGCACCAACCATTGCACCACCACTCTCAACCGAGCCACCTGCAAGCACGCTTGTATATGTTTTTCCGATTCAACCTGCCAATGTTGCAACGTTCGGGTCGTGTCATCACGATTATCCGGCTAGCGATATCTTTGCACCACTTGGTACAGCGTTTGTGGCAGTCACGGGCGGAGTTATTGATTTTGTCAGTTATCGCGATGAATGGGACTCAAGCAATGACGATCCTGCGCTACGTGGCGGCTTATCGATTGCGCTGATTGGCGACGACGGAATTCGTTACTATGGCTCGCATTTATCAGGTATTGCCGATGGGATTACGGTTGGCAATCGCGTGGAAATTGGCCAGTTGCTTGGTTGGGTTGGCCAAAGTGGCAATGCCCGTTCAACCCCTGCGCATCTTCATTTCGGCATCTCCTACCCCAGTAGCCCCGATGATTGGCAAATTCGGCGGGGGACACTCAATCCAGTGCCTTATTTGAACGATTGGCGCAATGGCCGTAACACTACGCCCGATCCATCCCAGAACTTAGGCGGAGCGTGTTAA
- a CDS encoding thioredoxin family protein codes for MQRWWRVLYGVIIVGLVGCGAATPTATPVAKSRVQAVLAASNLVVGPNRLPIGLIVDGSPINDPNVQVKLRLYYLDGTDAEKTQVAGEGSADYFGQGLPAGIYVTYPDFKKAGDWGVEVEATLPGKEPTVSTLRLSVLAQDPTPAIGSKAIAVDTPTVKTAPDLSQISSDPNPNPALYQLSIADAITSGKPTAILFGTPGFCKTATCGPSVTVLGNLQKTYGEKMNFIHVEVYKFPFSESVQANPPLLVPAMAEWRLQSEPWLFLLGKDGTIVNKYEGGITTEELGPMIDTILAQGI; via the coding sequence ATGCAGCGCTGGTGGCGGGTTCTTTATGGTGTGATTATTGTTGGCTTGGTGGGCTGTGGTGCAGCTACACCAACCGCAACTCCGGTGGCCAAAAGCCGCGTTCAGGCAGTTTTGGCAGCATCTAATTTGGTAGTTGGCCCAAATCGCTTGCCAATCGGCTTGATCGTCGATGGTTCACCGATTAACGATCCCAATGTGCAAGTCAAGTTGCGCTTGTATTATCTTGATGGAACCGATGCTGAGAAAACTCAAGTGGCTGGTGAAGGCAGCGCCGATTACTTTGGCCAAGGCTTGCCCGCTGGTATTTACGTAACCTACCCTGATTTTAAAAAGGCTGGTGATTGGGGCGTTGAAGTTGAGGCAACCTTGCCTGGCAAAGAGCCAACCGTCAGTACCTTGCGGCTCTCGGTTTTGGCCCAAGATCCTACGCCTGCGATTGGTAGCAAAGCGATTGCCGTCGATACACCAACCGTCAAAACTGCGCCAGATCTGAGCCAAATCAGCTCTGATCCAAATCCCAATCCGGCCTTGTATCAATTGAGCATTGCCGATGCGATTACGAGCGGCAAGCCCACCGCGATTTTGTTTGGCACACCTGGCTTTTGCAAAACCGCCACCTGTGGCCCGAGCGTCACAGTGTTGGGCAATTTACAGAAAACCTATGGCGAAAAGATGAATTTTATCCATGTGGAAGTCTATAAATTTCCCTTTAGCGAATCTGTCCAAGCTAATCCACCATTATTAGTCCCAGCCATGGCCGAATGGCGCTTGCAAAGCGAGCCATGGTTGTTTTTGCTCGGCAAAGATGGCACGATTGTCAATAAATATGAGGGTGGAATTACAACCGAAGAACTTGGCCCGATGATCGATACGATCTTAGCCCAAGGGATTTAG